The nucleotide window GAACATGCGCAGACGACGCTTGAAGCCCATGCCGACGTGGAAGAACTGCACGTCAAGCTCACGGTCAGGAATAGCGTTCCAGAGTGAGTGACTGGCGTCGTACTGAATTTCGTTATACGCCTGCGGCGTCAGGGTGGCCAAAGTTTCTGGCAGCGGAGCTGGCGCGCCACCGTAAGGTTTTTTGGCTAAGTCGGCCGCCATCTGCTTCAGTACGTTAAAATCAAAACGCTTAGCAGAGCCGTCGGCGATATCGGTATCAGCCCAGGCTGCCTGTGCAAACAGCGTTGATAAACCGGACATCCCGCTTACCGTAGCGAAAGCCATTGACGCTTTCATAAACATTCTTCGATTCATGCCAGAAGTCATTCCCTTTGCTGAACGGAGTTCGTAGAGACTATCGTGTAATTACACTCTGCTTTACCCGGATGTGACACAGGTCACAGGGAGTTACGACAGCTTGTGGGTGTGAAAATTCAGTTCAGCAAAAATTTATCAGATAAATCCAACAAAAGCAGTGTATTCCTCTGAAACCGCAGCCATTTCACTCCGCTGCTGGCAGGTGAGGGGAGGGAGCGGCGTGATGACGGAGCCTGTCGGTAATAAACTTATGCAAAGGGGCCTGGCGGTTTGCATGCCGCATCACCACTATCAGTTCGCGATAAAAAGTCAGCCCGGCCAGCGGGATGATGCGTACGTCAGCCGGACGGTCCCGCCAGAGGCCCGCTAACGGCACAAGGGCAACGCCAAGGCGCATCTCGACCATTTTAACGATGGCATCAATTTCATCAATCTCCAGCGCCAGCCGCGGATCCAGCCGCTGCTCACGCAGAAACTGGCTGACCATTCTGCCGCCAAATGACGAGCGGTCATAACGAATAAAGGGAAGCTGGCGGATCAGCTCTACCGCATTATCGCCGTTCACGTCTGGCGGCGTAATCAGCACGTAAGGCTCTTTCTGCAGCGTCTCGGCATAGAGATCTTTCGTCAGAGCGAAACTGGGTTTGATGATCACCGCTAAATCGATATTTCCGGCATCCACCTGCGTCAGCAGGTTAGAGGAGACGCCGGGAATGAGCTTGGTTTCCAGTGCTGGCGCCTGCTGATGCACGCTAACCAGCACAGCAGGCAGTAAGCCGGTTTGTACCGAGGAGATGGCCCCTATCTTTATCGCTCCACGATAGTCCACCAGATTCTCTGGCTGCGCCATGCGTGCAAAAAGCGCCAGCATCTCCTCCGCCATCGGCAGGATACGGGCGCCCTCGGCGTTCAGCGCCACGGCGCGGCCCGAGCGGTCAAACAGCCTGATGCCGAGCGCGTTCTCCAGCGTTCGCATCTGTGCGCTAACGGCAGACTGGGTCAGGCCAGTCTGCTGCCCGGCGGCGGCAAAAGTGCCAAACTGGCTGACGGCAATAAAGGTTCTGATTTCACGCAGCATGGCGACCGATCCCGTAAAAAAATTGTTGATTCATTGTAAAGATATTCGCTTTTCATAAAAAATATTATCGATAAGAATAGAGCAACACCACACTCTTTATCCGCTACCGGAGCACCCAATGGCCCTTAGTCCGTTTCATCTGGCAATACCCGTGCATGACCTCGCCGCTGCGCGCCATTTCTACGGCACCGTATTTAATCTTCCGGAAGGCCGCTCCAGTGAGCAGTGGGTAGATTTCGACTTTTATGGTCATCAGCTGGTGATCCATCAGGCGCCAAAAACCGCCGCCCAGGATGCC belongs to Erwinia pyri and includes:
- a CDS encoding LysR family transcriptional regulator — its product is MLREIRTFIAVSQFGTFAAAGQQTGLTQSAVSAQMRTLENALGIRLFDRSGRAVALNAEGARILPMAEEMLALFARMAQPENLVDYRGAIKIGAISSVQTGLLPAVLVSVHQQAPALETKLIPGVSSNLLTQVDAGNIDLAVIIKPSFALTKDLYAETLQKEPYVLITPPDVNGDNAVELIRQLPFIRYDRSSFGGRMVSQFLREQRLDPRLALEIDEIDAIVKMVEMRLGVALVPLAGLWRDRPADVRIIPLAGLTFYRELIVVMRHANRQAPLHKFITDRLRHHAAPSPHLPAAE